A genomic stretch from Pseudomonadota bacterium includes:
- the tuf gene encoding elongation factor Tu — protein sequence AKSKFQRTKPHVNVGTIGHVDHGKTTLTAAMTLVMSKKFGGEFRSYDQIDNAPEEKARGITIATAHVEYESVARHYAHVDCPGHADYVKNMITGAAQMDGAILVVSAADGPMPQTREHILLARQVGVPYMVVYMNKADMVDDAELLELVEMEVRELLDSYKFPGEKTPVVVGSALKALEGDGSELGVPSVERLIAAMDEYIPVPEREVDKPFLMPIEDVFSISGRGTVVTGRVERGKVKVGEEVAIVGIKDTQKTVCTGVEMFRKLLDEGRAGDNIGVLLRGTKREDVERGQVLCKPGSLTPHTHFEAEVYVLSKEEGGRHTPFFANYRPQFYFRTTDVTGAVDLPQGVEMVMPGDNVKITVKLIAPIAMEEGLRFAIREGGRTVGAGVVAKVIE from the coding sequence TGGCCAAGAGCAAATTCCAGCGGACCAAGCCCCATGTGAATGTCGGGACCATCGGTCATGTGGATCATGGGAAGACGACCTTGACGGCGGCGATGACCTTGGTGATGTCGAAGAAGTTCGGGGGGGAGTTCAGGTCCTACGATCAGATCGACAACGCGCCGGAGGAGAAGGCGCGCGGGATCACCATTGCGACGGCGCACGTGGAGTACGAGAGTGTTGCGCGGCACTATGCGCACGTGGACTGTCCGGGTCATGCGGACTATGTGAAGAACATGATCACGGGGGCGGCGCAGATGGACGGGGCGATCCTGGTGGTGTCGGCGGCGGACGGTCCGATGCCGCAGACCCGCGAGCACATCCTCTTGGCGCGTCAGGTGGGGGTTCCGTACATGGTGGTGTACATGAACAAGGCCGACATGGTGGACGACGCGGAGCTCTTGGAGTTGGTGGAGATGGAGGTGAGGGAGTTGCTGGACAGTTACAAGTTCCCCGGGGAGAAGACGCCGGTGGTGGTGGGGAGCGCGTTGAAGGCCCTGGAGGGGGACGGATCGGAGCTCGGGGTGCCCTCGGTCGAGCGTTTGATTGCGGCGATGGACGAGTATATCCCGGTGCCGGAGCGTGAGGTGGACAAGCCGTTCCTGATGCCCATCGAGGACGTGTTTTCGATCTCGGGTCGTGGGACGGTGGTGACGGGTCGGGTGGAGCGCGGGAAGGTGAAGGTCGGGGAGGAGGTGGCGATCGTCGGGATCAAGGACACGCAGAAGACCGTTTGCACGGGGGTCGAGATGTTTCGGAAGTTGTTGGACGAGGGTCGGGCGGGGGACAACATCGGGGTGCTCTTGCGGGGCACCAAGCGTGAGGACGTGGAGCGTGGTCAGGTGTTGTGCAAGCCCGGGAGTCTGACGCCGCACACGCACTTCGAGGCCGAGGTGTACGTGTTGTCGAAGGAGGAGGGGGGTCGTCACACGCCGTTCTTCGCCAATTACCGGCCGCAGTTTTACTTTCGGACCACGGATGTGACGGGCGCGGTGGACCTGCCTCAGGGCGTCGAGATGGTGATGCCGGGAGACAACGTGAAGATCACGGTGAAGTTGATCGCGCCGATCGCGATGGAGGAGGGGTTACGGTTCGCGATCCGGGAAGGCGGCCGGACGGTCGGGGCCGGGGTCGTCGCCAAGGTGATCGAGTGA
- the rpsJ gene encoding 30S ribosomal protein S10: MADQIIRIRLKAFDHRLIDRSAREIVDTARRTGAQVKGPIPLPVRKERFTVLVSPHVDKDARDQYEIRTHKRLLDIVNPTDKTVDALMKLDLAAGVEVQIRLS, from the coding sequence ATGGCTGACCAGATCATTCGCATTCGGCTCAAGGCCTTCGATCACCGATTGATCGACCGATCGGCGCGCGAGATCGTCGATACCGCGCGGCGCACGGGCGCCCAGGTCAAGGGCCCCATTCCGCTGCCGGTCAGAAAAGAACGCTTCACGGTCCTGGTCTCCCCGCACGTCGACAAGGACGCGCGCGACCAGTATGAGATCCGTACCCATAAACGGCTCCTGGACATCGTCAATCCAACGGATAAGACCGTCGATGCCCTCATGAAGCTGGACCTCGCCGCCGGGGTCGAAGTGCAGATCCGGTTGAGTTAA
- the rplC gene encoding 50S ribosomal protein L3, whose translation MALGLVGRKCGMTRLFTEAGATVPVTVIEVLPNHVTQVKTGARDGYRAVQVTTGRQNRGRIDKPSTGILKGAGVETGTGFWEFRLGDGEGESLVPGAVVTVDLFRVGQKVDVAGRTHGKGFAGTIKRHHFSSGDATHGNSLSHRTPGSTGQRQTPGRVFKGKRMAGHLGNARRTAQNLEVVRIDVERNLLLIRGAVPGGKGADLIIRPNTRHRAIGMGPSTGE comes from the coding sequence ATGGCCTTGGGACTCGTAGGGCGCAAGTGTGGGATGACCCGTCTCTTTACGGAGGCGGGCGCGACGGTGCCGGTGACCGTCATCGAAGTCCTGCCCAATCACGTCACGCAGGTCAAGACCGGTGCTCGCGACGGCTATCGGGCCGTTCAGGTGACGACCGGCCGGCAGAACCGGGGGCGCATCGACAAGCCTTCGACGGGGATCCTGAAGGGCGCAGGCGTGGAGACGGGGACGGGTTTCTGGGAGTTCCGTCTGGGAGACGGGGAGGGCGAGTCGCTGGTCCCCGGGGCGGTCGTGACCGTCGATCTGTTTCGGGTTGGACAGAAAGTCGATGTCGCCGGGAGGACCCACGGTAAGGGGTTCGCGGGCACCATCAAGCGCCACCACTTCAGCTCGGGCGATGCCACGCACGGCAATTCGCTGTCGCACCGTACGCCCGGATCGACCGGGCAGCGCCAGACGCCGGGTCGCGTATTCAAGGGCAAGCGCATGGCCGGGCATCTCGGAAACGCGCGGCGCACGGCACAGAACCTCGAGGTCGTGCGCATCGACGTCGAACGCAACCTGTTGTTGATCAGGGGCGCGGTGCCCGGCGGTAAGGGCGCCGATCTGATCATACGGCCCAACACAAGGCACAGGGCGATTGGCATGGGGCCGAGCACGGGTGAGTGA
- the rplD gene encoding 50S ribosomal protein L4, whose amino-acid sequence MQIALRSGDSGAEAGSLSVSDAVFAAPYNEPLVHQVVTAYLAGGRAGTKAQKTRAEVRGGGAKPWRQKSTGRARAGTTRGPLWRTGGVTFAARPRNYAQKVNRKMYGVAMRSILSELVRQGRLTVVDALAVSEPRTKGLVVRLSALGLAQALIVTESFEANLHLASRNLFAVDIRLAGAVDPVSLVAHESVLITEQALRTLEARLA is encoded by the coding sequence ATGCAGATAGCGCTGCGTAGCGGCGACTCCGGGGCCGAGGCGGGCAGCTTGTCCGTGTCCGACGCCGTGTTCGCCGCTCCTTACAACGAGCCCCTCGTGCACCAGGTCGTGACCGCCTATCTCGCTGGCGGGCGTGCCGGAACCAAGGCCCAGAAGACCCGCGCCGAGGTGCGCGGCGGCGGCGCCAAGCCGTGGCGCCAGAAAAGCACGGGGCGCGCACGCGCGGGTACCACCCGTGGCCCCTTGTGGCGCACCGGAGGGGTCACGTTTGCCGCGCGTCCCCGGAACTACGCACAAAAGGTGAACCGCAAGATGTACGGTGTGGCCATGCGCTCGATCCTCTCGGAGCTGGTCCGGCAAGGGCGGCTTACGGTGGTCGATGCGCTCGCCGTGTCCGAGCCGAGGACCAAAGGGTTGGTGGTGCGGCTCTCGGCGTTGGGCCTTGCGCAGGCCCTGATCGTCACGGAGTCCTTCGAGGCCAACCTGCATCTGGCGTCCCGCAACCTCTTTGCGGTGGATATTCGCCTGGCGGGGGCCGTGGATCCGGTGAGCCTGGTTGCTCATGAGTCCGTCTTGATCACGGAGCAGGCGCTGCGAACCTTGGAGGCGAGATTGGCATGA
- the rplW gene encoding 50S ribosomal protein L23: protein MNTERLHRVLVEPRVSEKATQLGERPQKQFVFRVVKDATKPEVKQAVELMFGVRVEHVRVCNIKGKQKSFRRQRGRRSGFRKAYVCLKEGFDIDFMGRE from the coding sequence ATGAATACGGAGCGCCTCCATCGAGTCCTGGTCGAGCCCAGGGTATCGGAGAAAGCCACCCAGCTCGGTGAGCGGCCCCAGAAGCAGTTCGTTTTTCGCGTGGTGAAGGACGCCACCAAGCCCGAGGTCAAGCAGGCGGTCGAGCTTATGTTCGGGGTCCGGGTCGAGCACGTCCGCGTGTGCAATATCAAGGGCAAACAGAAGAGCTTTCGGCGCCAGCGTGGTCGGCGCTCGGGGTTCAGGAAGGCGTATGTCTGCTTGAAGGAAGGCTTCGACATCGATTTCATGGGGCGCGAGTAG
- the rplB gene encoding 50S ribosomal protein L2 codes for MALIKVKPTSPGRRGLVKVVTPGLHKGNPYRPLTEKKDSASGRNNQGRITVRHRGGGHRKLYRLVDFKRRKDGVPARVERLEYDPNRSAHIALLLYADGERRYIIAPKGVQAGATLCSGTDAPIQPGNTLPLRNVPVGTTVHCVEMQPGRGAQLGRSAGGSVQLVARDGAHATLRLRSGEMRKVLLECRATIGEVGNAEHSLRALGKAGAKRWRGVRPTVRGVAMNPVDHPHGGGEGKTSGGRHPVSPWGQPTKGHKTRKNKRTTKMIVRRRNKLG; via the coding sequence ATGGCGCTGATCAAGGTGAAACCGACCTCCCCCGGCCGCCGCGGTCTGGTGAAAGTCGTGACGCCGGGCCTGCACAAAGGCAACCCGTACCGGCCGCTCACGGAAAAAAAAGACAGCGCGAGCGGTCGCAACAACCAAGGTCGGATCACCGTTCGGCACCGCGGGGGCGGTCATCGCAAGCTCTATCGCCTGGTAGATTTCAAGCGGCGCAAGGACGGCGTCCCCGCCAGGGTCGAGCGCCTCGAATATGACCCGAATCGCTCGGCGCACATCGCGTTGCTCCTGTATGCCGACGGTGAGCGGCGTTACATCATCGCCCCCAAGGGTGTGCAGGCGGGTGCGACGCTCTGTTCGGGGACAGACGCCCCGATCCAACCCGGCAACACCCTGCCGTTGCGCAATGTCCCGGTAGGCACCACCGTCCACTGCGTCGAGATGCAGCCGGGGCGGGGGGCGCAGCTTGGGCGCAGCGCGGGGGGCTCCGTACAATTGGTCGCGCGGGACGGCGCGCACGCGACCTTGAGGCTGCGCTCGGGGGAGATGCGCAAGGTGCTATTGGAGTGCCGGGCGACGATCGGTGAGGTCGGGAATGCGGAGCACTCCCTGCGCGCGCTCGGGAAGGCCGGCGCCAAACGCTGGCGCGGGGTGCGGCCCACGGTGCGCGGCGTCGCCATGAACCCGGTCGATCACCCCCACGGCGGTGGTGAAGGCAAGACCTCGGGTGGACGCCACCCGGTGAGTCCCTGGGGCCAACCCACCAAGGGACACAAGACGCGCAAGAACAAACGCACCACCAAGATGATCGTCCGTCGGCGAAACAAGCTCGGTTAG
- the rpsS gene encoding 30S ribosomal protein S19: MPRSLHKGPFVDHHLLDKVEKARTNNDKRPIKTWSRRSVVIPDMVGLTIAVHNGRQHVPIYVTENMVGHKLGEFAVTRTFRGHVGDRKAKSA; this comes from the coding sequence GTGCCTCGCTCATTGCATAAAGGACCGTTCGTGGACCATCACCTCCTGGACAAGGTGGAGAAGGCGCGGACCAATAACGACAAACGGCCGATCAAGACCTGGTCGCGCCGTTCCGTGGTGATCCCCGATATGGTGGGGCTGACCATCGCCGTACACAATGGCCGCCAGCATGTACCGATCTACGTCACGGAGAACATGGTCGGCCACAAGCTCGGGGAGTTCGCGGTGACGCGGACTTTTCGGGGCCATGTGGGCGATCGCAAGGCCAAGAGCGCCTAA
- the rplV gene encoding 50S ribosomal protein L22: MPTSAKLRNVRISPQKARLVADLVRGLPVDRALGVLTFSNKKAAGIIKKVLNSAIANAEHNDGADIDELKVRSITVDPAASLKRVSARARGRTNRIVKRTSHITIRVAE; the protein is encoded by the coding sequence ATGCCGACGTCCGCGAAGCTGCGTAACGTGAGGATATCGCCCCAGAAGGCCCGTCTCGTCGCCGATCTGGTGAGGGGGCTGCCGGTCGATCGGGCCCTCGGCGTCCTGACCTTCAGCAATAAGAAGGCGGCCGGGATCATCAAGAAGGTCCTGAATTCGGCCATTGCCAACGCAGAGCACAATGATGGTGCCGACATCGACGAGCTCAAGGTTAGGTCGATCACCGTCGACCCGGCGGCCTCGCTCAAGCGAGTATCGGCCCGTGCCCGTGGCCGCACCAATCGGATCGTGAAACGCACGAGCCATATCACCATTCGGGTGGCTGAATAG